One Setaria italica strain Yugu1 chromosome I, Setaria_italica_v2.0, whole genome shotgun sequence DNA window includes the following coding sequences:
- the LOC101773825 gene encoding la protein 1 produces the protein MAAAAPAAAPLDEAKAKSVLRQVEFYFSDSNLPRDKFLRETVEQSDDGLVSLALICSFSRMKSHLGLDAAVKPETVPEETVLAVAEVLRRSPVLRVSEDGKKIGRASELLKPDEVIEQVDSRTVAASPLPYNVKLEDVQSFFAQYAKVNSVRLPRHIANKKHFCGTALVEFSEEEEAKKVSENTLVFAGVNLEIRPKKEFDAEQESKREEYEKAHPVKDSQDEGFPKGLIVAFKLKKDMAESAVQQTNETSNSVENPSGEASERIPDNTDSKDDKSSDNMTKEKEVNIKEATESEKCTGDALEDCEKRGDSESLSRDGNSVSGNVKNPISREDLKEALKKFGNVRYVDFSIGDDSGYLRFEDSKAAEKARVAAVLADEGGLIIKDHIITLEAVTGEAEKDYWSKIRGIQENYKDNRSYKGRAGKNYRGGKQFNGKRGRNPDAEKNSNKAQKVEAAA, from the exons atggccgccgccgcccccgccgccgcgccgctcgacgaggccaaggcgaagagCGTCCTTCGCCAG GTGGAGTTCTACTTCAGCGACAGCAACCTCCCCCGCGACAAGTTCTTGAGGGAGACGGTCGAGCAGAGCGACGATGGCC tggtgaGCTTGGCCTTGATATGTTCCTTCTCGCGGATGAAGTCCCACCTGGGGCTCGACGCCGCGGTGAAGCCTGAGACTGTGCCGGAGGAGACTGTGCTCGCGGTGGCTGAGGTGCTGCGACGTTCTCCTGTGCTCCGCGTATCAGAGGACG GAAAGAAGATTGGTAGAGCAAGTGAGTTGTTGAAGCCAGATGAGGTCATAGAGCAAGTAGATTCTAGGACAGTTGctgcatcgccactgccttaCAATGTAAAGCTGGAAGATGTCCAATCTTTCTTCGCACAATATGCAAAG GTGAACAGTGTGAGACTACCACGTCATATTGCAAACAAAAAGCACTTCTGTGGCACTGCTCTAGTCGAGTTTtctgaagaagaggaagcaaAAAAAGTTTCAGAGAATACTTTGGTTTTTGCTGGGGTAAACCTGGAAATAAGACCAAA GAAGGAATTTGACGCTGAACAGGAATCTAAAAGAGAAGAATACGAAAAGGCGCACCCTGTCAAGGATAGTCAGGATGAAGG CTTTCCAAAAGGCCTAATTGTGGCCTTCAAATTGAAGAAGGATATGGCTGAGTCTGCGGTTCAACAAACTAACGAAACTTCCAATTCTGTTGAGAATCCATCAGGCGAGGCATCTGAGAGGATCCCAGATAATACTGATTCAAAGGATGACAAGTCCTCGGACAACATGACCAAGGAGAAAGAGGTAAACATTAAGGAAGCTACAGAATCTGAGAAGTGCACTGGTGATGCCTTGGAAGACTGCGAAAAGCGTGGAGATAGTGAATCATTGAGCAGGGATGGCAATAGTGTTTCTGGCAATGTGAAGAACCCAATCTCGAGGGAGGATCTAAAAGAAGCACTCAAGAAATTTGGAAATGTTCGG TATGTGGACTTCAGCATCGGGGATGATTCAGGATACCTTCGttttgaagattctaaggcagCTGAAAAGGCTCGCGTGGCTGCTGTACTAGCTGATGAAGGTGGCTTGATAATAAAAGACCACATCATTACTTTGGAGGCTGTGACTG GTGAAGCAGAGAAGGATTACTGGAGCAAAATTCGTGGCATTCAAGAAAATTACAAGGACAATAGAAGCTACAAAGGAAG GGCCGGAAAGAACTACAGGGGAGGAAAGCAGTTC
- the LOC101774229 gene encoding zinc finger protein CONSTANS-LIKE 3 produces MDAAAELELELEQKPAVGYWGVVGARPCDACAAEPARLHCRADGAFLCPGCDARAHGAGSRHARVWLCEVCEHAPAAVTCRADAAALCAACDADIHSANPLARRHERVPVAPFFGALADAPQPFPSPAFAAAAAAGAHAQGEVGADDDGSNEAEAASWLLPEPDNSHEDSAAATDAFFADSDGYLGVDLDFARSMDGIKAIGVPVAPPELDIAAGGFFYPDHSMNHSVSSSEVAVVPDALAAGGPAVPVVSRGKEREARLMRYREKRKNRRFDKTIRYASRKAYAETRPRIKGRFAKRCSAEAEDEALEHEEGACFSPAVSAPAASDGVVPSFC; encoded by the exons AtggacgccgcggcggagctggagctggagctggagcagaAGCCGGCGGTGGGGTACTGGGGCGTGGTTGGCGCGCGGCCCTGCGACGCGTGCGCGGCGGAGCCGGCGCGGCTGCACTGCCGCGCGGACGGTGCGTTCCTGTGCCCCGGGTGCGACGCCCGCGCGCACGGCGCCGGGTCGCGCCACGCGCGCGTCTGGCTCTGCGAGGTCTGCGAgcacgcccccgccgccgtcacgtgccgcgccgacgccgccgcgctctgcgCCGCCTGCGACGCCGACATCCACTCGGCGAACCCGCTCGCGCGCCGACACGAGCGGGTCCCCGTCGCGCCCTTCTTCGGCGCGCTCGCCGACGCGCCGCAGCCGTTCCCGTCCccggccttcgccgccgcggccgccgcgggggcccATGCACAGGGGGAGGTGGGGGCGGACGACGACGGGAGCAACGAGGCCGAGGCCGCCTCCTGgctcctccccgagcccgacAACAGCCACGaggacagcgccgccgccaccgatgCGTTCTTCGCGGACTCCGACGGGTACCTCGGCGTCGACCTGGACTTCGCCCGGTCCATGGACGGCATCAAGGCCATCGGCGTGCCGGTCGCGCCGCCCGAGCTGGacatcgccgccggcggcttcTTCTACCCCGACCACTCCATGAACCACAGC GTCTCGTCGTCGGAGGTGGCGGTTGTGCCGGACGCgctggcggcgggcgggccggcGGTGCCGGTGGTGAGCAGGGGGAAGGAGCGGGAGGCGCGTCTGATGCGGTACCGTGAGAAGCGCAAGAACCGGCGGTTCGACAAGACCATCCGGTACGCGTCCCGCAAGGCCTACGCCGAGACGCGGCCGCGCATCAAGGGCCGCTTCGCCAAGCGCTGCTCCGCGGAGGCCGAGGACGAGGCGCTGGAGCACGAGGAGGGGGCGTGCTTCTCCCCCGCGGTGTCGGCGCCCGCGGCGTCCGACGGCGTCGTCCCGTCCTTCTGCTGA
- the LOC101776523 gene encoding cytochrome c oxidase subunit 6b-3 encodes MAEIEIKTAPADFRFPTTNQTRHCFTRYVEYHRCVNAKGDDAGDCDKFAKYYRSLCPGEWVEKWNEQRENGTFPGPL; translated from the exons ATGGCCGAG ATTGAGATAAAAACAGCACCTGCGGACTTCCGCTTCCCTACAACAAACCAGACAAGGCATTGTTTTACTCGCTATGTTGAGTACCACAG GTGCGTGAATGCCAAAGGGGACGATGCTGGCGACTGTGACAAATTTGCCAAGTACTACAGGTCTCTTTGCCCCGGAGAATGG GTTGAGAAATGGAATGAGCAGAGGGAGAACGGGACGTTTCCAGGACCTCTCTGA
- the LOC101775437 gene encoding uncharacterized protein LOC101775437 isoform X2 encodes MACSTSLCFSASIPPPPASCSSGSSRFLAIQHVSSAPSLFRWAIQYKQSGHTLHRRSHVLAFASADAPQGKRNSGANVVMVDPLEAKRLAAKQMQEIRAKEKLKRRRQAEAINGALAMIGLTAGLVLEGQTGKGILGQLAGYLAAISSLFEQ; translated from the exons ATGGCGTGCTCCACCAGTCTCTGCTTCTCGGCGTcgattcctcctcctccagcctcTTGCTCTTCCGGCTCCTCCCGCTTCCTCGCAATCCAGCATGTCTCCTCTGCCCCGTCCTTGTTCAG ATGggcaatccaatacaagcaatcGGGGCATACATTACATCGGAGAAGCCACGTGCTGGCCTTTGCTAGTGCAGAT GCACCACAAGGCAAAAGAAACTCAGGTgctaatgttgtgatggttgaTCCACTGGAAGCTAAGCGTCTAGCTGCTAAACAGATGCAAGAAATTAGGGCCAAAGAAAAGCTGAAG AGGCGACGTCAAGCAGAAGCGATTAACGGCGCGTTGGCAATGATAGGACTGACTGCTGGATTGGTACTGGAAGGTCAGACAGGAAAGGGTATCTTGGGCCAG CTAGCTGGATATTTGGCGGCTATTTCTAGTTTATTTGAGCAATAG
- the LOC101775437 gene encoding uncharacterized protein LOC101775437 isoform X1 produces the protein MERKGKKTRGWKTTASGHHRNREEGRGEVEAGSTKNGVLHQSLLLGVDSSSSSLLLFRLLPLPRNPACLLCPVLVQAPQGKRNSGANVVMVDPLEAKRLAAKQMQEIRAKEKLKRRRQAEAINGALAMIGLTAGLVLEGQTGKGILGQLAGYLAAISSLFEQ, from the exons ATGGAAcggaaagggaaaaaaactaGAGGGTGGAAGACGACGGCGTCCGGACACCATAGAAAtagagaggaggggagaggagaggtggaGGCGGGCAGCACCAAGAATGGCGTGCTCCACCAGTCTCTGCTTCTCGGCGTcgattcctcctcctccagcctcTTGCTCTTCCGGCTCCTCCCGCTTCCTCGCAATCCAGCATGTCTCCTCTGCCCCGTCCTTGTTCAG GCACCACAAGGCAAAAGAAACTCAGGTgctaatgttgtgatggttgaTCCACTGGAAGCTAAGCGTCTAGCTGCTAAACAGATGCAAGAAATTAGGGCCAAAGAAAAGCTGAAG AGGCGACGTCAAGCAGAAGCGATTAACGGCGCGTTGGCAATGATAGGACTGACTGCTGGATTGGTACTGGAAGGTCAGACAGGAAAGGGTATCTTGGGCCAG CTAGCTGGATATTTGGCGGCTATTTCTAGTTTATTTGAGCAATAG
- the LOC101776123 gene encoding protein TAB2 homolog, chloroplastic produces the protein MTTATAIVAGHGLALRRSLPLPNPPGRPTTVSLSARSLPHARRRTIVPVSPSPRRPCRCRSISSESSTAASAASDTVEEDAEPAETYDEDEDEELDPQAEVCYLDPDADPEAIREWELDFCSRPILDARGKKVWELVVCDATLSLQFTRYFPNNAINSVTLRDALASVPEALGVPLPDRVRFFRSQMQTIITRACGELGLKAVPSRRCVSLLLWLDERYEAVYSRHPGFQAGTRPLLALDNPFPTTLPENLVGDKWAFVQLPFSAVREEVESLERRYAFGAGLDLDLLGFELDDSTLVPGVAVESSRAKPLAAWMNGLEICAMEVDTGRGSLILSAGVSTRYIYSGYEKTPAATQEAEAWEAAKKACGGLHFLAIQENLNSDGCVGFWLLLDLPPPPV, from the exons ATGACGACCGCCACCGCCATCGTCGCCGGGCACGGCCTCGCCCTGCGCCGGAGCCTCCCGCTCCCTAACCCTCCAGGGAGACCCACCACGGTCTCCCTCTCTGCGCGGTCCCTCCCGCACGCACGCCGCCGCACGATTGTTCCGGTCAGCccatcgccgcggcggccgtgccggtgccggtccatctcctccgagagctccaccgccgcctccgccgcgtccgACACCGTCGAAGAAGATGCGGAGCCCGCTGAGACctacgacgaggacgaggatgaGGAGCTGGACCCGCAGGCGGAGGTGTGCTACCTGGACCCCGACGCGGACCCGGAGGCGATCCGGGAGTGGGAGCTGGACTTCTGCTCGCGTCCCATCCTCGACGCGCGCGGCAAGAAGGTGTGGGAGCTCGTGGTCTGCGACGCCACGCTCTCGCTCCAGTTCACCCGCTACTTCCCCAACAACGCCATCAACAGCGTGACGCTCCGCGACGCGCTGGCCTCCGTGCCGGAGGCGCTGGGCGTGCCGCTCCCCGACCGCGTCCGCTTCTTCCGGTCGCAGATGCAGACCATCATCACCCGCGCGTGCGGCGAGCTGGGCCTGAAGGCCGTGCCGAGCCGGCGGTGCGTGTCGCTGCTGCTGTGGCTGGACGAGCGGTACGAGGCCGTGTACAGCCGCCACCCGGGGTTCCAGGCCGGAACCAGGCCGCTGCTCGCGCTCGACAACCCGTTCCCCACCACGCTCCCGGAGAACCTCGTCGGGGACAAGTGGGCGTTCGTGCAGCTCCCCTTCTCCG CTGTAAGAGAGGAGGTGGAATCACTGGAGAGGAGGTACGCATTTGGTGCGGGGCTCGATTTGGACCTGCTGGGGTTTGAGCTTGATGACAGCACGTTGGTCCCTGGTGTAGCCGTGGAATCGTCTCGCGCCAAGCCTCTAGCTG CGTGGATGAACGGTCTGGAGATCTGCGCGATGGAGGTGGACACGGGCAGGGGGAGCCTGATCCTGTCGGCGGGGGTGTCGACGCGGTACATCTACTCCGGGTACGAGAAGACCCCCGCGGCGACGCAGGAGGCGGAGGCCTGGGAGGCGGCCAAGAAGGCCTGCGGCGGCCTCCACTTCCTGGCCATCCAGGAGAACCTCAACTCCGACGGCTGCGTCGGGTTCTGGCTCCTCCtcgacctgccgccgccgcctgtatGA
- the LOC101774638 gene encoding serine/arginine-rich splicing factor RSZ23, producing the protein MARVYVGNLDPRVTAREIEDEFRTFGVLRSVWVARKPPGFAFIDFDDRRDAQDAIRELDGKNGWRVELSTKAGGGRGRDRNGSDMKCYECGETGHFARECRLRIGSGGLGTGRRRSRSPRYRSRSRSRSRSPRYRRSPSYGRRSYSPRDRSPRRRSDSRSPPPPRARSLSRSPPPARARSYSKSPPPPPPRNNSRSPPPARDLSRSPPPPPARRSYSRSPGQQPQRDESPYGNGNDA; encoded by the exons ATGGCTCGCGTCTACGTGGGGAACCTGGATCCGCGCGTCACGGCGCGGGAGATCGAGGACGAGTTCCGCACGTTCGGGGTTCTGAGGAG TGTATGGGTTGCTAGAAAACCACCAGGATTTGCCTTCATTGACTTTGATGACCGTAGGGATGCACAAGATGCCATTCGTGAATTGGATG GTAAGAATGGATGGAGGGTTGAGCTGTCAACCAAAGCTGGTGGTGGACGTGGCCGGGACCGTAATGGTTCTGATATGAAGTGCTATGAGTGTGGTGAAACTGGTCACTTTGCTCGCGAATGTCGCTTACGGATTGGTTCCGGAGGCTTGGGTACTGGAAGGCGCCGCAGCCGAAGTCCTAGATATCGCAGTCgtagccgcagccgcagccgcagcccaaGATATCGGAGGAGCCCAAGCTACGGCAGAAG GAGCTACAGCCCACGGGATCGTTCTCCTAGGAGGCGGAGTGACAGCAGgtctccaccgccacctcgtGCACGGAGTCTCAGCAGGTCACCTCCACCAGCTCGAGCGCGCAGCTACAGCAAgtcgccacctccaccacctccgcggAACAACAGCAGATCGCCACCGCCAGCCCGTGACCTGAGCaggtcgccaccaccacctcctgccaGGAGGAGCTATAGCAGGTCCCCAGGCCAGCAGCCCCAGCGCGATGAGTCCCCATACGGCAATGGCAATGATGCGTGA